The Nicotiana tomentosiformis chromosome 2, ASM39032v3, whole genome shotgun sequence genome includes the window CGTATCTCACattcggtgagaatcagacccacaTAGTTCGTTAGGTTTTGGCGCAATAGGAAAATATGACTTATTTTGAgaatgacttttttttttttttttcaaaaatttggcaGAATTTCAGTACTTTTCAAATACTTGGATTTTCAAAATCGGGTAAAATGTATTTTCTCTCTTACCTCACtctttgttatttttttgttccttttccctattctagaagccagtcaacatgcaagccgaaacaaacatatgcacaagtagcacgtaaaatatatcaggatggtcttttatattgggtacacctgtcctagacggacccaatccgtgtgttgagtccccaaagtcaaatgcacgtgatacaAACAAAcatacctactagggatccggcatgtggttatgtcattctaagtttaaatcctgggtatattgttctagacctggcttatccgagcggacaactcgagccgaagtGGGACAGCGTACcaggaatacagaagcttcaccggctttgcaacttgtcggatcctcgttctaaaattaggggtatgactctaacagaaaagaagccacgcgaagcgcactcttcccagaagatttagaagactcaaagagaagagggtttcgtaacagtttatatacagttcaagcaATATAAAAGCGGTAAAAAGTGGCATTTAGAACATTAggttcaaacacgtaaaaatcagataataaataaaagccaagtataataacttttctaagctcgaattctgagccctgaaccagagattctgggttcttatcCCTAGTAGAGTCGTTAGAGCTGTCACGCCTCTTTTTTTCcgggggatagggagtttttccacttgaaataatttatggtgtcccaagtcaccaatttattttagaatcccaaatcaaggaaaattggctcttatttatggtctgcgaacacagaagaccgggtaaggaattctgttaatccgagagaaggtgtgagacacttccgagttccgtgattttagtacggtcgctcaactattaataattggcctagttatctgatttaatacatgttttaaacctatgtgcatttttattccttttcctgcttttattacattactgcattttaaacttttatggaattaatatgagacgagttacgttgtcgtacactcgttgtttatacacatcgcaaatcgcgtcacgtgaaacgcacccgcaatctacaacatgtttaattttattttttattgtttgaagttgtggtcgagtcacgtgaaacgcacaatCGAATTGGagattacgtatcgtgaccatgctacgggaaccgtacccacagtcaagatgatttattattaatcgcgtctaaagcaagctacgatgttcgaatattattcaattacgaattttgagattattgtaaggtcatgaggtatgtaattatttgtggaagaattgaatttattatttatagaaaaatgggctagtttagagaaagatgagccagctatgttatttattactttgggCCTGATGAGACTAAATCTTTTGGCCCAAAATCTTTTCTTCTCCAACAGCCCAAAACCAATTTCCTTAGAAACAAATCGTGGCCCAAGCAAATTATCCAACCCAATATCCCATATTCCTTACATTTCTTAAACAAAACTAATGACACCACAATCTCATGAACAAAATTGGTAAACAAGCCAAATTACAGTGATTCAATAGACCCTTTATCCGGTTAAATCAACTCAAAACAAaactttgcaactttaaaattaacatcatggtccaataaacatatgaataaggaaacaatcagattcaaatgatccaaatatcaatagagTGAACTACTACTTCATGCTACCCAATAACCACACCAATAGACAAGAAGGTAAATGGACAATTATAATCAGTGAAAAAAGAGAAATAACGGACCTTTGATATAAATTAACAGAGTTGAAATTACAAGAGCGCTAAACAATTCGACGAGTGTTGTCTGGAGCTTTCACCGGCCACGAAACCTCGAACAAAAAATCGCGACTTGCAACCCCGATCGACCTTACAAAACTGGTGATTTAGTGCCTTATTTTTGTTGGGTTTAAAGCTATTTTTTTGGGGAGGGGGTGATTTTGCtggaatttttgaaagaaagacgacgaaagaatgacacgagtagaaatttccttatcctagaagaagaaaataaatttctctcatttccttcctccctattttttttttctccttctcttctatttatagaaactTTTTCTGAATTTtcagatttattttattttatttttattttttaattaaaagaatttttgcttcccatttttcttatttttttaaaaataattccccactttcctttacttttatgttttaatttctcactttttttacttttaatatattaaaaatttcacttttttacttttctttttttatttcccacttattttactttttctttttttatttccccacgtattttacttttcttttttttttttaaattttctcttacttttacttttataaaaaaaattagatacccttacttttattttttaattccaactttattttactttttatttattttttaaatttctacattcttttacttttatttttttaacttttcactttcttttacttttttattaaataattttcacctacttttacttttactttttaattttatatttttacttttactattttttaattcccatctgaaatttacaaaaaaaataaaaaataataataataataataataataataagtttatttatttttggttttcaattcattttatttaaaaataaagataaaaataaaaataaaaataatactaatagtaataattgaccttttaaattattaataatttttaccctatataaaaaaatataacaaagctaatatatatatatatatatatatattaaatttctgaaaatatttacatagtagaatgtgataaaaattcaaatatagtaaaaattaGGTGGTCACAGGTATTTTAAGTTCTATACAGCATTTGCATGaatggcaggaaccgtatgcataataccgttactgtgtgaggcacttgaaggccaattttcagaaggcacatcccaataaggacttgcatgatttaatgtggatggctgcaactgATCTCCAGGAGTGCAAATTCAGGAGgcgcatggaatctatcaggtAGGAAGACGAAAGAGCTtatcattggttgatgcgacatgagcttgacaagtggacattgcatgcagatgttggttttattattttattttatatgtttgtttgtttgtttgcttGTTTATTACtgacttattttttactatactaaaattaaataattagttttcataactatacaagatttaattattaaatattcacattttggttccggataCAATATTTGAGGCCCAGAAGCAACAatgtatcctgaattcttatatTTTTACATTTGTTGACTATAATTGGGGATAGTTTGTATTTGTATTGTCAGCTTTTTGACATATTTTTGGGAataagagatacttaaatgattaatttctaTAACTACAAGGATATTACGCTAAAGGACATTACGTTTTACTATGCTAAAAGGtcactacattacaaatacgagcactacattaggccacaagataccactacaAGGAACTAAAGTAACAATTGATCTAGTTTACTagtcttttagcaaataaataatctaaaacggataaaaataacaaatcagTTTAAATAaaaaacaatcacgaaaatacatataccacagtaaaaagtaactaattaatatttttttaacaattaataacaatttctctattttacgaatttttttagcacactaaaattatagtccggataaaaaataacaaattagttaaatcgcaaaacaatcacaaaataacatagagcacataaaaaacaactaatatgcattttttatacAAGGTTTAGCTAAAACTAAGTCGGAATATCTCGATTTAAGGTTTTTAGAAAGTCGAAAATTTtgtgatttggagccgaaacaaGCAACAATGTCCAAGATAACACTTTAGTTAGAACGTGGGACAGAGAATCTTTACTTTTTGTGGGACGGGTGGGCTCCACACAATTTTTTTTGGATTAAAAATGAAGGATGCTTAGATTTTTTAAATTATGtttagattttataattttgggggGGAGGCTCGACGATTCTGTTTTGGGGAAGGGAAGGAGAcggtatatatttatatgtatagcgTCTTTTGTTAAGACGCTATATATATAGCGTCTTATGTTAAGACGATATATATATAGCGTCTTAACAAAAGACGCTATAGTTTCCGCTtaaaccaaaatatatatatatagcgtcgTTTTAAAAGACGCTATACCTAACTGGCCAAacgaccgttaaggtatagcgtctTTTAAAACGACGCTATATATATTTTGGCCActgtatatttttttttacatatttttattctttgagtccaaaaatgcattattttggttccggactcacTTATCACATGCCATATGAAATTGATTTTTCTTGCCTCTTAAAGCTCCCATGCAGAAGGCTCACCTAACAAAATTGATCAAGTAAAAGAACAGGTTGCCCTGTTACAGTCACGGATGGAGCTAGAGTATCGGGAGCGGGTTCGACCGAATCCAATAACTTTGATTCTAAccttgtatttgtcttaaaaatccattgaatatgtacaaattattattAAGAACccagtaatttaaaataattaaaatttcgaACCCATAAACTTGAATCTTGGCTCCGTCTCTTGTTATAGTTTTactttttatatactttttccaGTTTTTTTGGATGGAGTGAGCTCCTAATTAGTAAGAGAGGAATACGACAACGTATCTCCCACGTTTTTTCTCATAGGCCCCTCCAGCAATAAGTTATTAATTTACTAGGGGCAGTACTTATATCCACTTTGATTCAAGAGTCAAAAGTCTTGAATGTCTAACTACTTGTTTGGTCGAAtttaaaactcatattgcaattAATACTACGGTTGAAGAAACAACTGGCAATATCACCGTCACAAATACTCCATacattcacttttacttgtcacaTTTTACTTTTCTAGAGTCAATTTGATTAATATTTGAAGCAAAATTGCATTAgattttcttaatattttaaatttaaaatttagatATTTGGAAACTATATGAAAAGTactataatttataatttttctcatgtcaGTATggtgaaaaaatatatattaaaacgACAGTCAAAGTTTATGTAGTTTGACTTTCGAAAAACGAAATATGACAAGTAAAAGCAAGCGTGTAGTAGAAAAGAAAAAACCAACTACCtctattatttttttttgaaagtGGATATATAGTCTTGTTCGTTTTAATTAAAGTTAAGATATCTAATGTTTAACTTGGCTTGGCATGAAATTTAAGACTCAAAagaagatttttaaaattttataatttcaAATTAAAGATGTAAATAACATACAAAAAAATATCCATGGAATTTTGTGATATTAAACATGTCAAATCATTCTTACATCGAAGTATtattaagaaaaaaaatgagaatattaaaaatctaaaaaaatactatatatagaaatataatattatttttaaatttactaATTGAAAGTAAGACACGCAAAATAAAATGTATGAGTATAAATTGcaataaatatcaacaaaatattacaaaaatatttaatttatttaatattgtaAAAACTACTATTTGTTTGATGGGGCACACTCTAAAAACTACCAAGATGTTGGCAATGATGAGGTTTACAGCAGCTTAGATACATGGGGTTGCAAGAAAATCTTGTGAAGGAAACCTATGCCTGTGGTTTTGAGAATTCATTTGCTATTCAACATATGGCTTTTCTACTCTTTTGCAAAGGTCTTGAAGTTAATCAACATGTACAATCTGGAACTGATATATAATTTTATGCTGACTTTATAGCATTAATATTTTGATACAATATATGtttcattagaaaaagaaaatagtaGTCTTAACCAATTTTGAAACAGGAACATGAAGCCTCTCACCGTATGGTATGTTTGTTTgcttataatataattttttaatgTTACGTAGTGGCTAAATTTGAGGTAAAGTTGCAAAAACGTTCCGAAatacattttttttaattttagaaGAGAATTTTCTTTCATCAGTCTATCAAATGTGTTAAAAGTTTGTTGCACTTGGCATTCAATTTCCATATGATGAAGAAAAGAAAATTACGCACGAGATTATTGTAAAATTTGTTTAGCAGCATTTATCTTCCCTTAAATCTTTTAGTCTCTTAGACTTCAAAGGAAACATAATAACTAAAAAATTTACCAATATAACAGTTATACGCTGCCTCTTAATTTTATAGAATATTTACACTGTAATGGATTTAACATTCCATTTTAGTTTCCgataaaattaataattataacTATATTAATAACCATAACACTTATCCGTGTTGTATGATAAGCTTTTCACTATAAAATGAGCATTTAACTTCACCTCTTAGATTGAAAGAGGTGTTCCTCGAGAACCATGTACTTTTAAAACTAAATAAGTAGTGAatgctttatttattttaattagatTTTCTGTTAGATTTTTTTCATAAGTTTTTTTTTATGTTACATCTTGCATTATATAATATGTTTTATTTTTGGCAGTATAAGTAATTTATTTCCTTTGAATCAACTAATATAAAACAAAGATGTTTGACAGCGCGAAGCACGGCCAATTAACTAGTATAGTTATATAACGATGCCTCCTTATCTCTAATACCATTTAAGTTGGGAGTTGTAAGTTATGTGAATTCATAACTTGCCGTAAGTGGGAACTATATTTCTGTCTATTCTTCTATTAGAATGAAACACAATCATAATTCCAAATCCCTGGCAGCAGTCTATTCAGTAACTATGTTTCTTTCTTCTGCAGGTTTCACCGAATCACATCAGAAAGTAAGCTGCAACTCTAGAATTAAGGTAACTTTACTGTAAATTGCTTTAGTAGTTTGTCTTAGCCAAAAAACTAAAGAGCGAAAACAATTCAAAAGCCTATATCATTGTTTACTGAACAATCACTTTCATGAAAATTAATTTACTTTGTCTATTATATGCTTGATAGGCAAGTCGAGAGGCAAATAAAACCACTTCAACAGATTGCTGGAAACAAAGGACAAGTGTAAATTAGTTTTAAAAACCAACTTCTCACTGGGGCAAGCAAGTGACAACATTTTAACTTTTCTTGACGATTGATTAAGGCACTTTGTTTGATAGATTACCCTTATTTGACCGAGAAGATTTCATCTTCTACTGCCTTCGATTTCTTCTGAATAATCCTCTCAACCCCAGCAAGAGCAGTACAAGACCAACATAGTCAAAATCGTAAGCCAATCTGACAAAGTCCATTTTGAAATCATTCCAAGGAGGATACCTTGGTTCCAACTCAATTAAGAAGCTCCTATGTAAGACTGCTTTTTCATGACTGAATGTGTCAAAAGAGAACTTCCCATGGTAACGTCCGAAACCACTCTGACCAACGCCTCCGAATGGTAATGTGTCAGCTAAAAACTGACATTGCAAAAttatgacaagtaaatcaacatatCCTTTTATGCTTATATTTAGCTGAGGGAGTGAggatatatttgaaagagaagaGGTGGAGGGATCTTCACACCTGAACCATAGCATCATTGAAAGTCAGACTTCCAGAAGATGTTTCCTGCAAGATCTTCTCCTTCAACGAATCGTTCTTGGTAAATGCATATATTGCAAGAGGTTTTGGCCTCGAGTTTATGAACTGAATGCTTTCTTCAATATTATTCAGCTGTTAAAAGAACCACTTTCCTGTCAGACATTTTTTTGAGGAGATTTTCTGATAAAGTGAATCCAGAGTCAAGTCCTTTTACTCCAATTGAAAGCAAAGATAACATTTTGTAAGCGAAAAACAACAATGATATTGTTTGAGAATCAGTTTGGCCTTACTGTGATGATTGGAAGCAATGGGCCAAATATTTCTTCAGTCATGATCTCAGCATCTAGGGGAGGATTCAACAAGATTGTTGGCTCAATAACCCTGAAAAATTCATCAAATAGAATGAGGAACGCGGTGTGTAAGCAATAGTATAAGAGAATACAGAGGATTACATATTTTCCTCATCTACTGAGCCTCCATAAACAACAGATGCTGCAACATTCGGATCTTTCAGAAGGTTGTGAACTCTTTTAAAGTGGTGCTTGTTCACGATTCTGGCGAGATTTTCCAAAGTTTTCAGGTTCTCACCATAAAATCTCTTGATGAACTTCTTCAATAGTTCGATCTGGAATACCAGAAACTACAACAATAAATAGGCAGCTACACTATCTGCCTCAAAAAGACAACAGAATAAATCTTTTAATGAGCAAGCAAGGCGGAAAAGATCAATATAACAGCTCATGCTGCCATTAATACCAGAACTGAAGCAAATTGTGTTTCCACGAGCACATAATCGATTCCTATGCATGCTTGTCCGTTGCATGGTCCCCACTTGCCACCCGCTATCCTTTTGACAGCCACCTTAAAACCAACATTATACTgtgagcaaaacatgaataagGCCTGAATTAATTGGATACTCTACTCCCCTCAACTCTACTTGCTTCTATAACGCAACCCATAACTTTGGTGCAATGACCTAGGACAAAAATTTCCTTTTATTTGCAACAAATAAAGTTGTTATTTATGAGAGATGCCTTGACCCTTAAAGTTTATAGCTTAACTTTCTTTTTAAATGAAATATGAAGTAATCATTATTGCATTAGAAGATATTTAACCATTGGAAACCTGTAAATCGGAGAAATTTGATAGAGTGTCAAGGATGGTCGGACATTTTCCACCCAGTTCTAGAGTTACAGGTGTTAAGTGCTTCGCAGCTGCTGACATTATGAGGCGCGCAACTTGTGGACCACCTACAAAACAGGAGGCCGGAATTATATCATCAACACAAAGGGGCTGTTCATAACTAACAACTCTTTATTCTAGGTCACTTCTTAATTATTCATAAATCATAATTGC containing:
- the LOC138906444 gene encoding aldehyde dehydrogenase family 3 member F1-like isoform X2, with protein sequence MDRVEEMLGEVRTTFRGGRTRGVEWRKAQLQALLNLLAENEDKIFEALRQDLGKHPVEAYRDEVGVVKKSATNAFRCVEKWMAPQKGRIPLVFFPARGAVVSEPLGVVLIFASWNFPISLALDPVIGAISAGNTVVLKPSDLAPKCSSFLANTIPLYLDPEAIKVVEGGKDISEQLLQLKWDKIFFTGGPQVARLIMSAAAKHLTPVTLELGGKCPTILDTLSNFSDLQVAVKRIAGGKWGPCNGQACIGIDYVLVETQFASVLIELLKKFIKRFYGENLKTLENLARIVNKHHFKRVHNLLKDPNVAASVVYGGSVDEENMVIEPTILLNPPLDAEIMTEEIFGPLLPIITLNNIEESIQFINSRPKPLAIYAFTKNDSLKEKILQETSSGSLTFNDAMVQFLADTLPFGGVGQSGFGRYHGKFSFDTFSHEKAVLHRSFLIELEPRYPPWNDFKMDFVRLAYDFDYVGLVLLLLGLRGLFRRNRRQ
- the LOC138906444 gene encoding aldehyde dehydrogenase family 3 member F1-like isoform X1, whose amino-acid sequence is MDRVEEMLGEVRTTFRGGRTRGVEWRKAQLQALLNLLAENEDKIFEALRQDLGKHPVEAYRDEVGVVKKSATNAFRCVEKWMAPQKGRIPLVFFPARGAVVSEPLGVVLIFASWNFPISLALDPVIGAISAGNTVVLKPSDLAPKCSSFLANTIPLYLDPEAIKVVEGGKDISEQLLQLKWDKIFFTGGPQVARLIMSAAAKHLTPVTLELGGKCPTILDTLSNFSDLQYNVGFKVAVKRIAGGKWGPCNGQACIGIDYVLVETQFASVLIELLKKFIKRFYGENLKTLENLARIVNKHHFKRVHNLLKDPNVAASVVYGGSVDEENMVIEPTILLNPPLDAEIMTEEIFGPLLPIITLNNIEESIQFINSRPKPLAIYAFTKNDSLKEKILQETSSGSLTFNDAMVQFLADTLPFGGVGQSGFGRYHGKFSFDTFSHEKAVLHRSFLIELEPRYPPWNDFKMDFVRLAYDFDYVGLVLLLLGLRGLFRRNRRQ